One Mycolicibacterium sarraceniae genomic window carries:
- a CDS encoding DUF732 domain-containing protein, protein MHRSLVIGLVGPTAWLMVACSSGEDLVTTALPPAPYGAIHGQGAVLGPDVDLQSTKFDVTPAQREFLDALTAAGVYPSSELEALSIGSHVCQAHAAGQSDQAVWDYIAPMVRSDVSDSLSPVPAHTAPEPKATEATADYIRIATQRLC, encoded by the coding sequence GTGCACCGCTCGCTCGTGATCGGCCTGGTCGGCCCAACGGCCTGGTTGATGGTGGCCTGCAGTTCGGGTGAGGACCTGGTGACCACCGCCTTGCCGCCCGCGCCCTACGGAGCCATTCATGGCCAGGGCGCGGTCCTGGGTCCGGACGTCGATCTGCAGTCCACTAAATTCGATGTCACCCCGGCACAGCGCGAGTTCCTCGACGCGCTCACCGCCGCGGGTGTGTACCCGTCCAGCGAGCTGGAAGCATTGAGTATCGGCTCCCACGTCTGCCAGGCCCATGCGGCCGGTCAAAGCGATCAGGCAGTCTGGGACTACATCGCGCCGATGGTGCGCAGCGACGTCAGCGACTCACTATCGCCGGTGCCGGCGCACACCGCCCCCGAGCCGAAGGCGACCGAGGCCACGGCCGACTACATCCGGATCGCCACCCAGCGGCTCTGCTAA
- the culp6 gene encoding carboxylesterase Culp6 — protein MARTSRTNARRRRHRILGLVAAGAMAVVVALVVAIIVIIVRRPESPPTAVPPTALPPTSSPGQHKPRPEFQDASCPDVMMIAIPGTWESSPTDDPLNPTQFPLSLIGNVTRPLAGQFGGDRVEVYTIAYTAQFHNPLSQDKQMSYNDSRAEGTRATVKAITDMNNRCPLTSYVLAGFSQGAIIAGDIASDIGNGRGPIDEDLVLGVTLIADGRRQVGVGQDIGPNPPGQGAEITLAEFPALSAMGLTMTGARPGGFGALNNRTNEICGPGDLICAAPQEAFNITNLPSTLDVLAGGAGQPVHALYNTPQFWNLDGQTATQWTLNWAHNLIENAPYPKHG, from the coding sequence ATGGCTCGAACCTCCCGGACTAACGCCCGGCGTAGACGCCATCGCATCCTCGGACTGGTCGCCGCTGGTGCGATGGCCGTCGTCGTCGCGCTCGTCGTCGCCATCATCGTGATCATCGTGCGCCGGCCGGAGTCGCCACCGACGGCTGTGCCGCCGACTGCGCTGCCGCCTACCAGCTCGCCGGGCCAGCACAAGCCGCGGCCCGAATTCCAGGACGCCAGCTGCCCCGATGTGATGATGATCGCGATCCCCGGTACCTGGGAATCGTCACCGACCGACGATCCGCTGAACCCGACCCAGTTCCCGCTGTCGTTGATCGGCAACGTCACCCGGCCGCTCGCGGGGCAGTTCGGCGGTGACCGGGTAGAGGTGTACACCATTGCGTACACCGCGCAGTTCCATAACCCGCTGTCGCAGGATAAGCAGATGTCCTACAACGACAGTCGGGCCGAGGGCACCCGCGCCACAGTCAAGGCGATCACCGATATGAACAATCGCTGCCCGCTGACTAGCTATGTCCTGGCCGGCTTCTCCCAGGGCGCGATCATCGCCGGTGATATCGCCAGCGATATCGGCAACGGCCGGGGTCCGATCGACGAGGACCTGGTCCTTGGGGTGACGTTGATCGCCGACGGCCGCCGCCAGGTGGGCGTCGGGCAGGACATCGGTCCCAACCCGCCCGGCCAGGGCGCCGAGATCACACTCGCCGAATTCCCGGCGCTGTCGGCGATGGGTCTGACGATGACGGGCGCGCGCCCGGGCGGATTCGGTGCGCTGAACAACCGCACCAACGAGATTTGCGGTCCCGGTGACCTGATCTGCGCGGCCCCCCAGGAAGCGTTCAATATCACCAACCTGCCGTCCACCCTTGACGTGTTGGCCGGCGGTGCCGGGCAGCCGGTGCACGCCCTCTATAACACGCCGCAATTCTGGAACCTCGACGGGCAAACGGCCACACAGTGGACACTGAACTGGGCGCACAACCTCATCGAGAACGCGCCGTATCCGAAACACGGATGA
- the zomB gene encoding flagellar motor control protein ZomB codes for MFPLRPLARISFWLSVVLVAALWAWGAWQRRWIADDGLIVLRTVRNLLAGNGPVFNAGERVESNTSTLWTFLTYFGGLIGGPVRLEYVALALALSLSVAGVVFVMVGTARLFAPGLQGHRALLLPAGALVYIAIPPARDFATSGLENGLVLAWIGLLWWLMVAWSQAPRRCGSGPAFTAALAFVAGLSVLVRPELALVGGLALVMMLVAARGWRRRLLIAIAGGLFPVGYQIFRMGYYGLLFPQTALAKDATGNKWAQGLIYLANFDAPYALWLAALLMIALGAVVVAARRTAGPAAGPTGRIASRLQSPTAVVIFMLVSGLVQALYWIRQGGDFMHGRVLLTPVFCLLAPVSVIPLVLPDTVSSARDQAVVLAGSTAALWLGVIGWSLWAANSPGMGRDATRVTYSGIVDERRFYSQATGHAHPLTAADYLDYPRMRAVLTAINNTPDGALLLPSGNYDVWDVVPAFPPPPPPPGVSMDTWRRQIVPHTVFFTNLGMLGMNVGLNIRVIDQIGLANPIAAHTARLDDGRIGHDKNLFPDWAVAEGPWLKEHPYVPPYLDEGWIAEAGVALGCPETDAMLNSIRGPLGIRRFVSNVAHALDFTRYRIDRVPQYELQRCGLPEPSLKGTPYTGLPATGP; via the coding sequence GTGTTCCCGCTGCGGCCGCTGGCCCGCATCAGCTTCTGGCTCAGCGTTGTTCTGGTCGCCGCGTTGTGGGCCTGGGGCGCCTGGCAACGACGCTGGATCGCCGACGACGGTTTGATCGTGCTGCGCACTGTGCGCAATCTGCTCGCCGGCAACGGTCCGGTGTTCAACGCCGGTGAGCGGGTGGAATCCAACACCTCCACGCTGTGGACCTTCCTGACCTATTTCGGCGGGCTCATCGGCGGGCCGGTGCGGCTGGAGTACGTGGCGCTGGCCCTGGCGCTGAGCCTGTCTGTCGCGGGTGTCGTATTCGTCATGGTCGGCACCGCACGGCTATTCGCACCGGGGTTGCAGGGGCACCGGGCGCTGCTGCTGCCGGCAGGCGCCCTGGTGTACATCGCGATCCCACCCGCACGCGATTTCGCCACCTCGGGTCTGGAGAACGGCCTGGTGCTGGCCTGGATAGGCCTCTTGTGGTGGCTGATGGTCGCCTGGTCGCAAGCGCCACGGCGCTGCGGCAGCGGACCCGCTTTCACGGCCGCGCTGGCGTTTGTCGCGGGCTTGAGCGTGCTGGTTCGTCCCGAGCTCGCTCTTGTCGGCGGGCTGGCGCTGGTGATGATGCTCGTCGCCGCCAGGGGCTGGCGGCGCCGGCTGCTCATCGCGATCGCCGGCGGGCTGTTCCCGGTGGGTTATCAGATCTTCCGAATGGGTTACTACGGGCTGCTGTTCCCGCAGACCGCGTTGGCCAAGGACGCCACTGGCAACAAATGGGCGCAGGGCCTGATCTACCTGGCCAACTTCGATGCGCCGTACGCGCTGTGGCTGGCGGCGCTGCTGATGATCGCGCTCGGTGCGGTAGTGGTGGCGGCACGCAGAACCGCGGGCCCGGCGGCAGGCCCGACTGGCCGGATCGCCAGCCGGCTCCAAAGCCCTACGGCTGTCGTCATTTTCATGCTCGTCAGTGGTCTGGTACAGGCGCTGTACTGGATCCGTCAGGGCGGCGATTTCATGCACGGCCGGGTATTGCTGACACCAGTGTTCTGCCTACTGGCCCCGGTGTCGGTGATACCGCTGGTATTACCCGACACCGTCTCATCGGCGCGGGACCAGGCCGTGGTGCTGGCCGGCTCGACCGCCGCGCTGTGGCTGGGCGTGATCGGCTGGTCGCTGTGGGCGGCGAACTCGCCGGGGATGGGCCGCGATGCCACCCGAGTCACGTATTCGGGCATCGTCGACGAGCGGCGGTTCTATTCGCAGGCCACCGGACATGCGCATCCGCTGACCGCGGCCGACTACCTGGACTACCCGCGCATGCGTGCGGTGCTGACCGCGATCAACAACACGCCTGACGGGGCGTTGCTGTTGCCGTCGGGGAACTACGACGTGTGGGATGTGGTGCCCGCCTTCCCGCCGCCACCACCACCGCCCGGTGTCTCGATGGACACCTGGCGTCGTCAAATAGTGCCGCACACAGTGTTTTTCACCAATCTCGGGATGCTCGGCATGAACGTCGGGCTGAACATCAGGGTGATCGATCAGATCGGTCTGGCGAATCCGATCGCGGCGCATACCGCGCGTCTGGATGACGGCCGGATCGGTCACGACAAGAACCTCTTCCCGGATTGGGCTGTTGCCGAAGGGCCCTGGCTCAAGGAGCATCCGTACGTGCCGCCCTACCTCGACGAGGGCTGGATCGCCGAGGCCGGGGTTGCCCTGGGCTGCCCGGAGACTGACGCGATGCTGAACTCCATCCGCGGCCCGTTGGGGATTCGCAGGTTCGTGTCGAACGTTGCGCACGCGCTCGATTTCACCCGCTATCGCATCGATCGGGTGCCGCAGTACGAGTTGCAACGTTGCGGTCTGCCGGAGCCGTCGCTGAAGGGGACGCCGTACACGGGCTTGCCGGCGACGGGCCCCTAG
- the fadD32 gene encoding long-chain-fatty-acid--AMP ligase FadD32, translating into MPFHNPFIKNGLITFPEGASVVKHVERWAKVRGDKVAYRFLDFSVERDGVVRELTWANFGTRNRAVAARLQQVTQAGDRIAILCPQNLNYLVAFFGTMYSGRVAVPLFDPSEPGHVGRLHAVLDDCGASAILTTTEAAEGVRKFFRSRPAKERPRVIAVDAIPDEVGATWEPHDSAMDADAVAYLQYTSGSTRIPSGVQITHLNLATNVVQVIEALEGEEGDRGVSWLPFFHDMGLVTALLPAMIGHYFTFMTPAAFVRRPGRWIRELAHREGDTGGTISVAPNFAFDHAAARGLPKDDEEPIDLSNVKAILNGSEPISAATVQRFNDAFRPFGFQPKAIKPSYGLAEATLFVSTTPAAEEPKIVSVDRDQLNRGMFVVVPDDSPTAVAQASAGKVGVAEWAVIVDNETATELVDGQIGEIWISGQNMGTGYWNKPEETVATFQNILKSRTSPSHAEGAADEATWVRTGDLGAFHDGELYITGRVKDLVIIDGRNHYPQDLEYSAQESTKAVRTGFVAAFSVPANQLPDEVFENAHAGLKRDANDSSEQLVIVAERAAGSHKMELGPVSDDIRAAIAVRHGVTVRDVLLTPAGAIPRTSSGKIGRRACRSAYLDGTLRSGKVANAFPDETE; encoded by the coding sequence ATGCCGTTCCACAATCCGTTCATCAAGAACGGGCTGATCACCTTCCCCGAGGGCGCCAGCGTGGTCAAGCACGTGGAGCGCTGGGCCAAGGTCCGCGGTGACAAGGTCGCCTACCGCTTCCTGGATTTCTCGGTCGAACGCGATGGCGTCGTACGCGAACTGACCTGGGCCAACTTCGGCACCCGCAACCGTGCCGTCGCCGCCCGGCTGCAGCAGGTGACCCAGGCCGGCGACCGGATCGCGATCCTATGCCCGCAGAACCTCAACTACCTGGTGGCTTTCTTCGGCACCATGTACTCCGGCCGCGTCGCCGTCCCGCTGTTCGACCCGTCCGAGCCCGGCCACGTCGGCCGGTTGCACGCAGTTCTGGACGACTGCGGCGCATCGGCGATCCTGACCACCACTGAAGCCGCCGAGGGTGTGCGCAAGTTCTTCCGTAGCCGTCCGGCCAAAGAGCGTCCCCGTGTCATCGCCGTCGACGCGATCCCCGACGAGGTCGGCGCCACCTGGGAGCCGCACGACTCGGCCATGGACGCCGATGCCGTCGCCTACCTGCAGTACACCTCGGGCTCGACCCGGATTCCCAGCGGTGTGCAGATCACCCACCTGAACCTGGCCACCAACGTGGTGCAGGTGATCGAGGCACTCGAGGGCGAAGAGGGCGACCGCGGTGTCTCCTGGTTGCCGTTCTTCCACGATATGGGCCTGGTCACCGCGCTGCTGCCGGCGATGATCGGCCACTACTTCACGTTCATGACGCCCGCCGCGTTCGTCCGCCGGCCCGGCCGCTGGATCCGCGAGCTGGCCCATCGAGAGGGCGACACCGGGGGGACCATCTCGGTGGCCCCGAACTTCGCCTTCGATCACGCCGCCGCGCGAGGTCTGCCCAAGGACGACGAAGAGCCAATCGATCTGTCGAACGTCAAGGCGATCCTCAACGGCAGTGAGCCGATCTCGGCGGCCACCGTGCAGCGCTTCAATGATGCCTTCCGCCCCTTCGGCTTCCAGCCCAAGGCCATCAAGCCGTCCTACGGTCTGGCCGAGGCGACGCTGTTCGTGTCGACCACCCCGGCTGCGGAAGAGCCGAAGATCGTCTCGGTCGACCGCGACCAGCTCAACCGTGGCATGTTCGTCGTGGTGCCCGACGATTCGCCGACGGCAGTCGCCCAGGCCTCGGCGGGTAAGGTCGGCGTGGCCGAGTGGGCCGTGATTGTCGACAACGAGACCGCCACCGAGCTGGTCGACGGTCAGATCGGCGAGATCTGGATCAGCGGCCAGAACATGGGCACCGGCTACTGGAACAAGCCCGAAGAGACCGTCGCGACATTCCAGAACATCCTCAAGTCCCGGACCAGCCCGTCGCACGCGGAGGGCGCCGCCGACGAGGCGACCTGGGTGCGCACCGGTGACCTGGGCGCCTTCCACGACGGTGAGCTCTACATCACCGGCCGCGTCAAGGACCTGGTGATCATCGACGGCCGCAACCACTACCCGCAGGACCTGGAGTACTCCGCTCAGGAGTCCACCAAGGCCGTGCGGACCGGGTTCGTCGCCGCGTTCTCGGTGCCCGCCAACCAGCTGCCCGACGAGGTGTTCGAGAACGCGCACGCCGGGCTCAAGCGCGACGCCAATGACAGCTCCGAGCAGCTCGTGATCGTCGCCGAGCGTGCGGCCGGTTCGCACAAGATGGAGCTGGGGCCCGTTTCCGACGACATCCGCGCGGCCATCGCGGTTCGCCACGGTGTGACGGTGCGTGACGTGCTGCTGACTCCGGCCGGCGCGATCCCGCGTACCTCCAGCGGCAAGATCGGCCGGCGCGCCTGCCGGTCGGCGTATCTGGACGGCACCCTTCGCAGCGGGAAGGTGGCCAATGCCTTCCCCGATGAAACGGAATGA
- a CDS encoding decaprenyl-phosphate phosphoribosyltransferase has translation MSEGRKQVAGPPSNLFTGIIKAIRPRQWVKNLLVLVAPLAALGRDVQYDYADVGFKVSVAFVVFCLAASSIYLINDARDVDADRAHPTKRHRPIAAGVLPVGLAYGIAVALAVASLGISWWLTPQLALVMGIYIGIQLAYCFGLKHQAVLDICIVSSGFLIRAIAGGVAAGIPLSQWFLLVMAFGALFMAAGKRYAELQLAERTGAKIRKSLESYTSSYLRFVWTLSATAVVLCYGLFAFERDGSTGSWWAISIVPFTMGILRYAIDVDGGLAGEPEEIVLGDRVLQLLGLVMIGTVVAAIAFS, from the coding sequence ATGAGTGAGGGTAGGAAGCAGGTCGCCGGACCGCCGAGCAATCTGTTCACCGGGATCATCAAGGCCATCCGCCCCCGGCAATGGGTCAAGAACCTGCTCGTGCTGGTCGCCCCGTTGGCGGCTCTGGGCCGGGACGTGCAATACGACTACGCCGATGTCGGATTCAAGGTGTCGGTCGCGTTCGTGGTCTTCTGCCTGGCCGCATCGTCGATCTACCTCATCAACGACGCTCGCGACGTCGACGCTGACCGCGCCCACCCCACCAAGCGGCACCGGCCCATCGCGGCCGGGGTGCTGCCGGTCGGGCTGGCCTACGGCATCGCCGTGGCGCTCGCCGTCGCATCGCTGGGCATCTCCTGGTGGCTGACCCCGCAGCTGGCGCTGGTCATGGGCATCTATATCGGCATCCAACTGGCGTACTGCTTCGGCCTCAAACATCAAGCGGTGCTGGACATCTGCATCGTGTCCTCGGGCTTCCTGATTCGGGCCATCGCTGGTGGTGTGGCCGCGGGAATCCCGCTGTCGCAATGGTTCCTGCTCGTGATGGCGTTTGGCGCGTTGTTCATGGCGGCCGGTAAGCGCTACGCCGAACTGCAGCTCGCTGAGCGCACCGGTGCCAAGATCCGTAAATCACTGGAGAGCTACACCAGTTCCTACCTGAGGTTCGTGTGGACCCTGTCGGCGACGGCGGTGGTGCTCTGCTACGGACTGTTCGCCTTTGAGCGCGACGGCAGCACCGGATCGTGGTGGGCGATATCGATCGTGCCGTTCACGATGGGCATCCTGCGGTATGCCATCGACGTCGACGGCGGTCTGGCCGGTGAACCCGAGGAGATCGTGCTGGGCGACCGGGTGCTGCAGCTGCTGGGATTGGTGATGATCGGAACGGTCGTTGCAGCGATCGCCTTCAGTTGA
- a CDS encoding esterase family protein has translation MKFVEKLRGVWLRRLTVAAAAAAVLPGLIGVVGGSATAGAFSKPGLPVEYLEVPSAGMGRDIKIQFQSGGPNSPAVYLLDGLRAQDDFNGWDINTPAFEWYYNSGLSVIMPVGGQSSFYSDWYKPACGKAGCQTYKWETFLTQELPAYLAANKAVKPTGSAAVGLSMAGSAALTLAIYHPEQFPYAAALSGFLNLSEGWWPMLVNLSMGDAGGFKANDMWGPTEDPNSAWKRNDPMVNIQKLIDNNTRIWIYCGDGKPSDLDAGTSSGNLFNAKFLEGFTLRTNKTFRDTYLAKGGTNGVFNFPANGTHQWNYWGQQLQQMKPDIQRVLGATPTA, from the coding sequence ATGAAATTCGTTGAGAAGTTGCGAGGCGTTTGGCTGCGCCGGCTGACAGTCGCTGCCGCGGCTGCCGCCGTGCTGCCCGGCCTGATCGGCGTCGTCGGCGGCTCCGCAACGGCGGGAGCATTCTCCAAGCCGGGCCTGCCGGTCGAGTACCTCGAAGTGCCGTCTGCAGGCATGGGACGCGATATCAAGATCCAGTTCCAGAGCGGTGGCCCCAACTCGCCGGCGGTCTATCTGCTCGACGGTCTGCGCGCCCAGGACGACTTCAACGGCTGGGATATCAACACCCCGGCGTTCGAGTGGTACTACAACTCGGGCCTGTCGGTGATCATGCCCGTCGGCGGCCAGTCCAGCTTCTACTCCGACTGGTACAAGCCGGCGTGCGGTAAGGCCGGTTGCCAGACCTACAAGTGGGAAACCTTCCTGACCCAGGAGCTGCCCGCGTACCTGGCCGCCAACAAGGCGGTCAAGCCGACCGGCAGCGCGGCTGTTGGTCTGTCGATGGCCGGCTCGGCCGCATTGACCCTGGCGATCTACCACCCCGAGCAGTTCCCGTACGCCGCTGCGCTGTCGGGCTTCCTCAACCTGTCCGAGGGCTGGTGGCCGATGCTGGTCAACCTGTCGATGGGTGATGCCGGCGGTTTCAAGGCCAACGACATGTGGGGTCCGACCGAAGACCCGAACAGCGCCTGGAAGCGCAACGACCCGATGGTCAACATCCAGAAGCTGATCGACAACAACACCCGCATCTGGATCTACTGCGGCGACGGCAAGCCGTCCGATCTGGATGCCGGAACCAGCTCGGGCAACCTGTTCAACGCCAAGTTCCTCGAAGGGTTCACGTTGCGGACCAACAAGACGTTCCGCGACACCTACCTGGCCAAGGGTGGCACCAACGGGGTGTTCAACTTCCCCGCCAACGGCACCCACCAGTGGAACTACTGGGGCCAGCAGCTGCAGCAGATGAAGCCCGACATTCAGCGCGTGCTCGGCGCCACGCCGACCGCCTGA
- a CDS encoding phosphatase PAP2 family protein, translating to MPDAEPVAPPASGEVAALVAIQSTLGTPPVIEVARAMSHFGEHAQGWVAISAVGALVMPSRRRDWVLAGAGAVAAHAAAIAIKLVVKRKRPHHPAIAVNVGTPSALSFPSAHATSTTAAAMLLSRATRSRLPLVVVPAMALSRLVLGVHYPSDVLAGAAVGAVVARTVGCCASREKETPK from the coding sequence ATGCCTGACGCTGAGCCCGTTGCGCCGCCCGCGAGCGGCGAAGTGGCCGCTCTTGTCGCTATCCAGTCGACGTTGGGCACGCCCCCGGTGATCGAGGTGGCCCGCGCGATGTCCCACTTCGGTGAGCACGCCCAGGGCTGGGTCGCGATCTCCGCGGTGGGCGCACTGGTCATGCCCAGTCGCCGCCGGGACTGGGTGCTGGCGGGTGCGGGAGCAGTCGCCGCACATGCGGCTGCGATCGCCATCAAGTTGGTGGTGAAGCGCAAGCGGCCCCACCATCCGGCGATCGCGGTCAACGTCGGCACGCCGAGCGCGCTCAGCTTTCCCTCGGCGCACGCCACCTCCACAACTGCCGCGGCTATGCTGCTGAGCCGAGCCACCCGGTCTCGGCTGCCGCTGGTAGTGGTGCCTGCGATGGCCCTGTCGCGGCTGGTGCTCGGCGTGCATTACCCGAGCGATGTCCTTGCCGGGGCGGCGGTCGGCGCGGTGGTCGCGCGGACGGTCGGCTGTTGTGCCTCACGTGAGAAGGAGACGCCGAAGTGA
- a CDS encoding alpha/beta hydrolase-fold protein: protein MSLSGLFRGVCATVLALGLWGATAPASHAADVEYLMVPSGAMGRDIPVAFQAGGPHAVVLLDAFNAGDPVSNWVTAGNAFNTLAGKGVSVVAPASGAFTLYTNWEADGTRQWETFLSDELPNWLAANKGLAPGGHAIVGAAQGGTGALMEATFHPDRYRYAGSMSGFLTPSNTFLNGAITAGMNEFGGVNTQAMWGAAQLGRWKWRDPDVHAQLLVDNNTRLWIFSPQTLTCSDVPAMIGYCDQAQGSNRAFYAHYRSLGGRNGHFDFPAGGNHDWGNWAAQLAAMSGDLAAAIK, encoded by the coding sequence ATGAGTCTGTCGGGCCTGTTCCGGGGAGTCTGCGCCACAGTTCTGGCGCTGGGACTGTGGGGCGCGACCGCGCCGGCTTCTCACGCCGCCGATGTCGAGTATCTGATGGTGCCGTCGGGCGCCATGGGCCGCGACATCCCGGTGGCATTCCAGGCCGGCGGCCCGCATGCCGTGGTGCTCCTGGATGCGTTCAACGCCGGCGACCCGGTCAGCAACTGGGTCACCGCGGGCAACGCCTTCAACACCCTCGCCGGTAAGGGCGTCTCGGTGGTCGCGCCGGCCAGCGGCGCGTTCACCCTGTACACCAACTGGGAAGCCGACGGCACCCGGCAGTGGGAGACCTTCCTGTCCGACGAGCTGCCCAATTGGTTGGCGGCCAACAAGGGCCTGGCGCCCGGCGGGCACGCGATCGTCGGTGCCGCCCAAGGTGGCACCGGAGCCCTCATGGAGGCGACGTTCCACCCGGACCGCTACCGCTACGCAGGGTCGATGTCAGGCTTCCTGACCCCGTCGAACACTTTCCTCAATGGCGCGATCACGGCCGGCATGAATGAATTCGGCGGGGTGAACACCCAGGCCATGTGGGGTGCCGCGCAGCTAGGCCGGTGGAAGTGGCGCGACCCTGACGTGCACGCCCAGCTGCTGGTGGACAACAACACCCGGCTGTGGATCTTCAGCCCCCAGACCCTGACCTGCAGCGACGTGCCCGCCATGATCGGTTACTGCGACCAGGCCCAGGGCAGCAACCGCGCCTTCTATGCCCACTACCGTTCCCTGGGCGGGCGCAACGGGCACTTCGACTTCCCGGCGGGTGGCAACCATGATTGGGGCAACTGGGCCGCTCAGTTGGCCGCGATGTCCGGCGACCTCGCGGCAGCTATCAAATAG
- a CDS encoding esterase family protein — translation MVRAVRVSLTAVLLLAALATVVGVTPSANAFSRDGLPVEYLDVYSPSMNRNVHVEFQGAGAASTAVYLLDSLRAQDDYNGWDINTPAFEWFYGTGVSVVMPVGGQSSFYSDWYSPSSFNKQPYTYKWETFLTSELPQWLAANKQVSATGNAVVGASMSGGAALILSAYHPQQFSYAASLSGVLNPSAPPVQQAIRVAMIDAGGYNVDNMWGAPWDPAWKRNDPVLQAATIAHNGTRLWIYSTPGRTDLEMLAMASNKDFQTAYTAAGGTAATFEFPQSGSSSWPDWGAQLAVLKPDLIATISR, via the coding sequence ATGGTTCGTGCCGTGAGAGTCTCCCTCACCGCCGTCCTGCTGCTGGCTGCGCTGGCAACAGTTGTCGGCGTGACCCCGAGCGCGAATGCGTTCTCCCGGGATGGCCTTCCAGTGGAGTACCTGGATGTGTACTCGCCGTCGATGAACCGCAACGTCCACGTCGAGTTCCAGGGTGCCGGAGCCGCGTCCACAGCGGTCTACCTGCTCGACAGTCTGCGGGCCCAGGACGACTACAACGGCTGGGATATCAACACCCCGGCGTTCGAGTGGTTCTACGGCACCGGTGTTTCGGTGGTGATGCCAGTCGGCGGGCAGTCCAGCTTCTACAGCGACTGGTACTCGCCGTCGAGCTTCAACAAACAGCCCTACACCTACAAGTGGGAGACCTTCCTCACCAGCGAGCTGCCGCAGTGGTTGGCCGCCAACAAGCAGGTCTCCGCGACTGGCAACGCGGTGGTCGGGGCGTCGATGTCCGGCGGCGCCGCGCTGATCCTGTCGGCTTACCACCCACAGCAGTTCAGCTACGCGGCCTCGCTGTCGGGCGTCCTCAATCCCTCGGCGCCGCCGGTGCAGCAGGCCATTCGAGTGGCCATGATCGACGCCGGCGGTTACAACGTCGACAACATGTGGGGCGCACCGTGGGACCCCGCGTGGAAGCGCAACGACCCGGTGCTGCAGGCCGCCACCATCGCCCACAACGGCACCCGGCTGTGGATCTACAGCACGCCCGGGCGGACGGATCTGGAGATGTTGGCGATGGCGAGCAACAAGGATTTCCAAACCGCCTACACCGCGGCTGGAGGCACAGCAGCGACGTTCGAATTTCCGCAGTCCGGCAGCTCTTCGTGGCCGGATTGGGGAGCCCAGTTGGCGGTACTGAAACCCGACCTCATCGCCACAATTAGCCGGTGA